The Solanum pennellii chromosome 11, SPENNV200 sequence agagatcgattggagtcaatcgagggagtagtagagataagactttttgattattgagttgtaatcacaaaatcttatagttgaattaataaaacgaggtttttccttccttgagtgaggaaggtttttaattcagtaagtgtttgtgtctttactctgtctttacttaaaagcaacttacacgaacctggttcgtgttctggggtaaggtttcttcaattggtatcagagcaggtctttTCGTTAAAAGATTCACACCTTGAAAAGACTCAATGGCAGCACCACCTACCCCACAAGAGGGAGCTTCACAAACACGACCACCACTGTTTAATGGCAAATATTATGGATGGTGGAAAAATCGTATGATGGACCATCTTATTGGCGAAAACCCTGATCTATGGGGAGTAATTCTAGATGGCCCAACCATACCTATGAAAACCGCAACTGATGGAATCACCAAAAtcccaaaggaaagaaaagaatggaatGTTGAAGACAAGCTTGCAATCCAAAACAATGCCAAAGCCAAGAAAATTTTGATCTGTGGCATAGGACCAGACGAATACAATCGAATCTCGTCCTGTCAAGATGCCAAAGCCATATGGGAAACACTACAAACAGCTCATGAAGGAACAACGCAAGTCAAGAAGTCCAAAATTGATAACTTGAACAGGCAATATGAGCTGTTCAGGATGGCAGAAGGGGAGACTATTCAAGATATGCACACCAGGTTCACCTCCATCATTAATGAGATGTACTCCTTGGGAGAGATAGTTCCTAATGGAAAGGCAGTAAGGAAACTCTTGAGTGTCCTTCCTGAAACTTGGGAAAGTAAAGTCGAGGCTATCACTGAAGCCCGCGACCTAGACTCACTGGCCATGGATGAGTTGATTGGTAATCTCATCACATACGAACtcaagaaaaaccaagaaaaggaaattggaggaaaaaggaaggaaaggaacctggttctaaataaaaatgcatcagatgattttgaagatgaaaatattgccCTCATAACCAAAAGGTTCACCAGAATGCTAAAGAGAGGGCAGacctttcaaaagaaaacttctcaAAAACCATCTGAAAACACTAAAGACCAGGTTTGTCATAAATGTGGGAGCCCAGATCACTTCATCAAATTCTGTCCACTTTGGGCTTTAGAGCAGAAAAAGGCAAACTTTGAGAAggtcaaagacatcaagaatgATAAGTACATTCCCACAAACAGAAGAATGACCAATCAAGAAGCGGATCTTTCAACGAGAAGAGCCTTTGCCGCTATGGGGGACTTATCTGAAGAAGAATTTGAGGATGGAGGGTTCGAAAATCAGTCACTACttgcaatagaacaatcaaataaatatgattttcttgcacTCATTGCTGAAACAGATtctgaagatgatgaagaagatgacaaacaaagcaaggtaagttttcatcacatcaaagtaaatattgaatcatattctaAAAAGGAACTAGAGTCTTTATTGAGTACTCTTATAGATGCATATCAGTCtgtcaattctgaaagagaACAAGTGATGGAAAACTATGCATCTTTAAGAGAAGTCAATGACAATCTTGAGAAACACAATcactttcttcaaaataaattaaaagaacagaTTAAAATCTCAGAGTTAAGTCACAAGGGCAAAAACTCTGCTAGTGAACTTCAATTAGctctagaagaaaaaataaaattgttaaccaTAAAATATCAAGCTTTAACAGAAAGGAATAGGTTGTTACAAGAAAATCTTGATCATACCAAACTGGATCTGGAAAGAAATCTTAGATGGACCAGGTCCTCTGAAATTTTAACTCAGATTCAAGAAAAGCAAACCACTAGTCGAAGTGGGATAGGTTTTAAAAAACAGAATAATCTTGTGTCACACACTATTCACATGTCTAAAAGTTTATGCACTCATTGTGGAAACTCAGGTCATTTAAAGAATCAATGTAAAGCTTTATTTGAGgcttttcagaaaaatgttaagttcaccaaaaaggaaaagactGATACGGCTAAGAACCTGGTTCGAAATAAAAATGCTCCAAATAAAAGGTTTTCTTATTTGCCTTTATGGGCTAGAAGAAATCTTATTCATCCTTTTACTCACATAAAGGGGCCCAAGCTAATCTGGGTTCCCAAGACTAATCTTTGACTAGTGTTTCAGGTGAAGGTGAGAGGGAAAAGGCCAACTTGGTACATGAATAGTGCATGCTCCAAACATGTGCtaaaaatggtagaaaatttcCTCTcgctctttgattttcaaggagACAGTTTATTCcttgaaaaggatgaaaaaaaaaaagttgaagaaagtgACATGATATCAAACATCTTTGATGATGCAAATTTAGGGAACACTGCATATGAACCTGGTTCACAGCTAACAATCATTGATGCACCTGCAACATGAATTACTACTAATCTATGGTTCTGGAGATTGGGGGAATATTAGAGCAATCGGGACAGTAAGAGTATGGCACACCTTTAGGGGGAACTTCGTTGTGTGAACATGGTCCTTGTTATTCATTGGAAGGTATTGAAAATTGACAAGGGTTGGTTCTCTGTGAATCAGCTTGAGATTCATTTGATCTGGGAGAATATGATGATGCGACATTCTCATGAAGGCCTTGAATATGAAGAACTTGAGAAAAATCAGTCAAAGCATGGTGTTATCGAAACAAGTTGATGCATTATCATGATTTCCTTTAATAATTGGCTAGTAAAAGAATAATCTTACGCTTGAGTAATTATACAATGAATATCTGCTAACTCAACCTCGTACTGTAACAGGTACACACTCAAGTCACATCTCAAACAATGCTTAGAAAGTTTGCGGATGTTATCTCTTCTTTTTGCTAACACCATTAAGTAAGTCATGAAGAAACACAAAAAAGGGGAACCTGGTTTCTCTGTAATACTCAGGTATGTACCATCCTTTTTCAATGCATTAATTTCCTGAGTGTGGGTCAAACATAAGCACTAATGAACCTGGTCGatcatcaaaaattcaactttcttaAAGATCACCAAGAACCCTCTTTGACAATAAGCATCGTTCAATCTCAAACTgctctaatgatgaaaatctcAGTATTGAAGTCACTCATGCTTTAATTTAGGGGGAACCCTGCTTTATCACCCACATCTGAACCAGGTTCACAAACTCCAAATTGATATTTCATCCATTCCAAGTGTATAACTTGTCTATCTCTCAGGGGGAACAATTCTCACAGAAATAAATTGTTGCTTGCTTTCATTATTGATAAACACATCTCTTTGTGCACCAAAATGTGATGAATCTCTTACTAGTAGTTGGTACTCCTTCAAAGTTGTCATCAAGAAAAAggctatcaaaaaaaaaaaaagagaagaaaatcaTGGAGAATGAAAATGTTACGGagtagagttaaaaaaaaaaaaaaggggatgATGTATCTCATGTTTCTCGTgatgaaatttcacattctaaGAAAACTGATCAGAATAAAGAAGCTGGTGCACAATGGGCATactgaaaaaattatcaatggcAGTAAACATCCCTTTCTTCCTTACTTTAGTAATCTTTGTCCCAATCCTTATCCTCAAattttatactcttttgacTCTTTGATGTGCTTATGTCTGTCTCATActcatgatattatatgtttttgattAAGGGCATAAACTGgtacatatttgtttatttcgTTTCTCATTGAAGATCTTAATTGTGTATGAGTTTAAGATGACTAATATCCTCAGATTAACTAACCATTTTGTTAGCAGAAGTGTACTTGAAAGTGTTGCCCAAGTGGCTAtgagttaaaaatgatattgcaCTCATTGAATGTTATTCGAGTTCTTTGGTTATTGGTTTtcaatgatgccaaaagggggaaagtATATAATGTAGATAGACATATGTatagtttgtcatcatcaaaaagggggaaattgttggggaatgagaaaacatgaagtttgtagttttgatggatgacaaagaattgaagttttgatcactaacaaagagtcttgaTGTGTAACAAATCATTggttatcatcatcaaaaagggggaaaatgttgggaagtaggagaacaaataaagtagttttgatgattgataaagtgaaggcatggtgtcgtatgtatacaattatgagagttgcgacaaagaagaaaaagtattgaagaaaagaagaaaaagtgcagaattgtaaagaaggaaaagaaggaaacaaatatggaaataaataaagaaggaaagaaataaaaaaaaagtagcaattcaagtcaaagaaggaaagaaataaaaaagtagcaattcaagtcaaagaaggaaagaaataaagaaattacaattcaagtcaaataaggaaagacgtaaatatagacaagttcaagaaggaaaaggatttgtaattcctttccttgtagaagttgaaggcaaatcaaatctataaaaggatcaagaagttgaaagaaaaaaatgtctttgcaatcacaaaaatcgagagaatttttccagcaaagccagaacgataggtattgcatattcacgaaatatatcatcttgagagtagtattttctggagaaaaaaCGCAGGTCTTCGTCACAGAAACGCAAGGACCAGGTTCACCTTCATCACAGCAACATAAGCACCAGGTTCACGAAACCTGTTCTACTCAGAACTATTGGatattgaagtttgatcaattaaagtctaaggttattagtctttgttgatttgttctaggtttattattgagttgtaataattcctagatttgtaacaagaagtgggtttgacttcttgggagttgagtcttgagagatttgtacaaagggtgggtttggctctttgtagggttgagtttcagtgagggttgtaacaaaaggtgggtttggccttttggagagatcgattggagtcaatcgagggagtagtagagataagactttttgattattgagttgtaatcacaaaatcttatagttgaattaataaaacgaggtttttccttccttgagtgaggaaggtttttaattcagtaagtgtttgtgtctttactctgtctttacttaaaagcaacttacacgaacctggttcgtgttctggggtaaggtttcttcacaAAAGTACCAAAATGAAAAAACAAGAAGAGTTGctcaaaaagtaaaatcaacTTTTGATTATGATGACTGGAGCTGGAAATAGGTTACGAATCAACTTTGCACAAGAATTGATATTTCTGAGTAAAACATCAGAAACATGATTTGATATCCTTTATGTGAATGTGATATACAACAAAATATGAGAATTTCACAATTTGCTGATccatttattttactatttcttGTTTGTAATGTTCTACTGTGATGGAATCTGATAACTGCTTAGGGTCCGAAGCGAATGAGATACAATATTCTTGCATTTTAGAACCCCGAAGAGATTGATTCGTAGGATAACCCAAAAGATATTGATTTCATCTTAGACCATACTAAATTAAATCTATGATCATTCTTTTTGTtctatgttattatttttgtaaattgttTTGCTGATATTTCTTTCACTTTGATGATCATCATTTATTCGTGTTGTTTACAAGAATGTTTTCAAAAGCTACAATTTCAGTGATTGTTTGTTCAGGCATGTAAAATGTTGGTTTTGATAATGATACTAGTTTTCAGTTTCATTTACAAAAGCATTACAATATGTCTGACTAAAAGATCAGAAACTCGATTTGATATGATGTATGTGCTATTTTTGCCAAACTGTTTGATACAGAATAAAAGatgtgtcatttttttttgtaatgctCGTCTAAGTCTCATTACTACTAATTCTTGATAGGATACAATATTCTTGCATTTTAGAACCCCAGGTATGGTAAATTGAAACTCGGAAGAGATTAATTCGTTGCTTGGTAGGTTAACTTGAGAAGAACAAATACCAGACAATACCTATTGTTTCAGAGATGATCATTCTTGTTTGTCACTTTGATGACACAAGAAACACAATGTagattttttgttataaaaaattatttgaattcgTCTTTTAAAACGTTCCCTAAATTTTCTCTTCCCAGTTTTATTGTCTTGTCTACTGTGTTTAGGTGTTTAACATATAAAAGGAATATAAGAGAAATAATCTGCTTTGAGGGTATGTGTTGTGAATCAACATAACTCTGCAAGGCTATATGGGCTAGACGTGACAAATAAGACTCATTCAGTTGATATTATTGGGCCAAGTAACATGTTGGAGAGTTTTATTTGGGATCCAGGCCCAATTTACTATTGTTAAAAAGATTCAGCTATCTCTCATCCCCTTCTCTTTGTTAGTACCGAAATAAGCAGGTTTAATGCGGAAGCTAGCGAAGCGAACCTCGAAAGACcatgagtaagaagacaaaaaaaaaatataccaaaacgacacaaaattttttaatatgtttcggtcaatcgacctacatcAACAAAGGAGATGCACAATCCAGTATAAAAGCTACGGTTTTAGAGATGATTTGTTAGTCTTTTACATGGCTCTGCATCAATGTGTTCCTTCGTGCAGCTCCACTTGTATTTAAAAAGTAGTAGCTAGGATCATTCTTTTTGTTCGAATGGAAGTATCGCTGTGCATTATTTATTCATGGTgtttacaaaaattatttatttcgtCCTTTCTCTTTTGCGAGAAAGTAGAATTGAACGGAGGGAGTAAGGCATTGCCTCCAGTTTATTCGACTTGTCATGTCTTTCTTTGTACCTCCTTATGCAAATATCAGCAATAAAGTGtatgttgttcatcttgtattcttAAGATACttagaataaaattttgaagaacttgGTAAGATACAACAACATTTAAGAACAtcttcacaactagaaaatttaAACTATTGGAGAAACTAAAATTAGAAACGAATTAGAAAAAACATAcgaaatatttttgttaaagaaaaattattgtcaatctgtgtttaaagaatcttactgactCAACAAACTTTGCACAAACACGAAATTatcaaagtttaatgaaccagtgaataaagaataataaaaattgattacacataccagaatctggaaaaacaaaaagaagatcaaGTCTACTGAATgtacagtgtccccttaaggaaattattctcctctagtatccgaggtttgattttgaatatgtCCTCCCAAGATAGAATGATCTTAATCACaagtgtattgatacccaaagCGCTGGTGTCAGCTAGCCACTCAACGATAGTAAAGTACACTTAAAACAGTAGATTTAGCAGTAGTGGAAGAAGTCCAGTAATTATGTCTTAAAATGAGAGTAGATCCCTCAGTTTATTGAAAACAAAGGTAGTGTAAAaaagttcttattgtgccttaccggaaaggtcacaaacatttgaaaagtcacaatctttcgaAAAGGTCACcacctttcataaaattcacaacttttcataagagtcacaatttttcattcaagtcgcaacttttcatacaaGTCGCAACTCTTtgtaaaagtcgcaacttttcatttaaatcacaactcttcataaaagtcgcaactcttcattttccattcacaccttttagaACCAACAATCTcccgcatgaatggggaatgacttcAAGACAAAGAAAtggacaagtatgtgtactttaccagcaaattgcatctggataagtaggttttccCTTGGACTTTTCATAGTAAACATATGTCGAATATGTTCGATCATTCGGTAAATGTAATAtctttgaatattattttaatgcaagacatagttttaagtatttcttaaatactctaaaactctttttattatcatttaatGAGTTCAATAGGGATCACTTGTGGACCGACTCAGTTCATTAATAGCAAATGTTATATCTGATCGCGCACAATTCATGATATACATCGTATCTCCCAATACTCTTGCATAAttcaattgtgagtcacttttttcttcactcttttgaaatgcaaagctcacatttattggagacttgacaatattgaaaaccaaatatttgaactagtcaagTACCTTAACAATACaatgagaccgtgaaaatgctaaacattataGAGTTCTAAGAACTCTTATACCTAAAATTCATCAGCAACTCCAAGATTTTTCATTCCAAACTTGTTTTTTAGCATacgtttagtagcatttattacattaatgtctctattgatgatcaacatatcaccaataaacaaacaaataatgaTTCTTGTGATTTTAAcgtgaacacatttatcagcTCCATCATTTTAAATCTATTGTTCAACATGGTTTGGTCAAATCTCTTATGTCATTATttgggtgcttgttttagtccataatgtGACTTGACAAGTTCACAcgctttcttttatttaatatgaaCTACAAAACTCTCGAGCttttccatgtaaatttcttcctccaattctccGTTTAAGAGAGttattttcacattcatttgatgaatttgtagGTCATATACCACAGCTAACACAATTAACATCC is a genomic window containing:
- the LOC107003439 gene encoding uncharacterized protein LOC107003439 gives rise to the protein MLKRGQTFQKKTSQKPSENTKDQVCHKCGSPDHFIKFCPLWALEQKKANFEKVKDIKNDKYIPTNRRMTNQEADLSTRRAFAAMGDLSEEEFEDGGFENQSLLAIEQSNKYDFLALIAETDSEDDEEDDKQSKVSFHHIKVNIESYSKKELESLLSTLIDAYQSVNSEREQVMENYASLREVNDNLEKHNHFLQNKLKEQIKISELSHKGKNSASELQLALEEKIKLLTIKYQALTERNRLLQENLDHTKLDLERNLRWTRSSEILTQIQEKQTTSRSGIGFKKQNNLVSHTIHMSKSLCTHCGNSGHLKNQCKALFEAFQKNVKFTKKEKTDTAKNLVRNKNAPNKRFSYLPLWARRNLIHPFTHIKGPKLIWVPKTNL